The Nitrospira sp. genome contains a region encoding:
- a CDS encoding alanine--glyoxylate aminotransferase family protein — MLKRYLLAPGPTPVPPEVLLAMARPMIHHRAPEFDPIFAEVREGLKWLYQTRNDVLMLAASGTGGMEGAVSNFLSPGDKALYVNGGKFGERWGKLCKTFGVQATEIKVEWGHAVNPQQVADALKKDPSIKAVYVQASETSTAVAHDVKALGEIMKSYDNTILVVDAITALGVFDIKTDAWGLDVVITGSQKALMLPPGMAFVSVSDKAWALADKAKNAAFYFNFKKERENQVKNQTAFTPAVSLVIGLQEAFRMMRAEGLEKMFARQGRLAHAMREGVKAAGLALFPKESPSDALTAVCAPDGIDGQAIYKNLRVQYGMTAAGGQDHLKGKVFRLSHMGYADTFDVIAALAATEMVLKGLGHSVKLGSGVGKAQEILLAK, encoded by the coding sequence ATGTTGAAGCGGTATCTCTTGGCACCTGGCCCGACGCCCGTACCCCCGGAGGTGTTACTGGCGATGGCGCGCCCGATGATTCATCATCGCGCACCTGAGTTTGATCCGATATTCGCAGAGGTACGCGAAGGACTGAAATGGTTGTATCAAACACGAAATGACGTTCTGATGCTGGCCGCTTCCGGGACAGGCGGCATGGAAGGGGCGGTCTCGAACTTTTTGTCTCCAGGCGATAAGGCCCTCTATGTCAACGGGGGTAAATTTGGAGAGCGCTGGGGCAAACTCTGCAAGACCTTCGGAGTACAAGCCACCGAGATCAAAGTTGAATGGGGACATGCGGTCAATCCTCAGCAAGTTGCCGATGCTCTCAAAAAAGATCCTTCGATCAAAGCGGTGTATGTGCAAGCCAGCGAGACCTCGACGGCCGTCGCTCATGATGTCAAGGCGCTGGGTGAGATCATGAAGAGCTACGACAATACTATTTTGGTGGTCGATGCCATTACAGCCTTGGGTGTATTTGACATCAAGACTGATGCATGGGGGCTCGATGTCGTGATCACCGGTTCCCAAAAGGCCCTGATGCTGCCTCCCGGCATGGCATTTGTCAGTGTCAGCGATAAAGCGTGGGCATTGGCCGACAAAGCCAAAAATGCCGCCTTTTATTTCAACTTCAAAAAGGAACGCGAAAATCAGGTCAAGAATCAGACCGCCTTCACACCCGCCGTCTCGCTTGTGATCGGCCTTCAAGAGGCGTTCAGAATGATGAGGGCAGAGGGACTGGAGAAGATGTTTGCACGACAGGGCCGCTTGGCCCATGCCATGCGCGAAGGGGTGAAGGCTGCCGGGCTGGCGCTGTTTCCAAAGGAATCGCCCAGCGATGCCTTGACGGCGGTCTGTGCGCCGGATGGAATTGACGGGCAGGCGATTTATAAGAATCTTCGTGTGCAATACGGTATGACAGCTGCCGGTGGACAGGATCACCTCAAGGGGAAAGTATTCCGATTGTCTCATATGGGGTATGCGGATACGTTTGATGTGATCGCCGCGCTGGCCGCGACTGAAATGGTCCTGAAGGGGCTCGGCCATTCGGTGAAACTCGGAAGTGGTGTCGGGAAGGCGCAAGAAATCTTATTGGCGAAGTAA
- a CDS encoding tetratricopeptide repeat protein, translated as MAAARWFFLLLPCTLVACSTTAPQPHKTPASPITTVQEPSPATPESDATLHFMMGHQAELAQDFETALKEYQAALKADPESREVKSRLAALYFALGDLTQAVQYAEEVGQGTGQDPQLLTHMAGILASAGKHERALALLDKAIESAPERGESYFPKGLILLNQKRLAEAEQVVKKGLYYTADSPVGYYYLGRISVEAGNIDQALASFERAITVNPSFEPAYLAQASVHESRQEKGKAVAVLKRYLSQVNPRNKDIRQHLIQLYIATKDYHAGLAELEKMLEDNPGDLDAQLRMALIYGEKKEFAKAISQLTEILKAKPAELKVRDYLGYLYEETKDVPKAIETYRYNIHLDPRFADSHIHLGVLLYRLKQFPEAVTHLNEAVRLMPKQPEPHIVLGLAHLQSEQFDKASQAFEEGIRHNPKNADLHFNLGTAYDKLNRFDDVERAMETALSLDPHHADALNYLGYSYAERGIKIDQALSLTKRAVALKPENGYYVDSLGWAFYKSGMLAEALTEIKRAVSLVGDDPVIYEHLGEIYMKQQKTADAREAWLHSLEIDPSNEKLLQRFREQGMANPAYEDRIQQAKRRVSEKTQTQQATP; from the coding sequence ATGGCGGCCGCGAGATGGTTCTTCCTGCTCCTGCCCTGTACTCTCGTGGCCTGCAGCACCACAGCACCGCAGCCACACAAGACACCTGCGTCACCCATCACCACCGTACAAGAGCCTTCGCCGGCCACCCCCGAGTCTGATGCCACGCTCCATTTCATGATGGGGCATCAAGCCGAACTTGCCCAGGATTTTGAAACTGCATTGAAGGAGTATCAGGCAGCTTTGAAGGCCGATCCCGAGTCACGTGAGGTCAAATCCCGATTGGCGGCGCTGTATTTCGCCCTTGGCGATTTGACTCAGGCGGTGCAATACGCGGAAGAAGTCGGGCAAGGAACCGGACAAGATCCTCAATTGCTGACCCACATGGCCGGGATCCTTGCCAGCGCCGGCAAGCATGAGCGTGCGCTGGCGTTATTGGACAAGGCGATCGAGAGCGCTCCGGAACGGGGAGAATCTTACTTTCCCAAAGGGCTCATCTTATTGAACCAAAAACGACTGGCTGAGGCCGAGCAGGTCGTGAAGAAAGGCTTATACTATACGGCCGATTCACCGGTCGGGTACTACTATTTGGGCCGTATTTCCGTTGAAGCCGGCAATATCGACCAAGCCTTGGCAAGCTTTGAGCGCGCCATCACGGTCAACCCGTCTTTTGAGCCGGCGTATTTGGCTCAAGCCTCGGTCCATGAATCACGCCAAGAAAAGGGCAAAGCCGTCGCGGTCCTCAAAAGATATCTTTCTCAGGTGAATCCTCGGAATAAGGACATTCGCCAGCATTTGATCCAGTTGTACATCGCGACGAAAGACTACCACGCAGGTCTCGCGGAATTGGAAAAGATGCTGGAGGACAATCCCGGCGATCTCGACGCACAACTGCGCATGGCGCTTATCTATGGAGAGAAAAAAGAGTTCGCAAAGGCGATCAGTCAATTAACAGAGATTTTGAAGGCTAAGCCGGCCGAACTCAAAGTGAGAGATTACCTTGGATACTTGTATGAGGAAACGAAAGACGTTCCCAAGGCCATCGAGACCTATCGGTACAATATTCACTTGGATCCACGATTTGCCGACAGTCATATTCATCTGGGAGTGCTCCTCTACCGGCTCAAACAGTTTCCGGAAGCCGTCACGCATCTCAACGAAGCGGTCCGGTTGATGCCGAAACAACCTGAACCGCACATCGTGCTGGGGTTAGCCCATCTCCAAAGCGAGCAGTTCGACAAGGCTTCACAAGCTTTCGAGGAGGGGATTCGGCACAATCCAAAGAACGCGGATCTGCATTTCAACCTCGGGACAGCGTACGACAAACTCAACCGGTTTGATGACGTGGAACGTGCCATGGAGACCGCGCTTTCTCTCGATCCACATCACGCCGATGCCTTGAACTATCTTGGGTACAGTTATGCGGAACGGGGCATCAAGATCGATCAGGCGTTATCCCTCACGAAACGCGCCGTGGCGCTCAAGCCGGAAAACGGGTACTACGTGGATAGTCTTGGATGGGCGTTCTACAAATCGGGGATGCTGGCCGAAGCCCTCACGGAGATCAAGCGGGCTGTGAGTCTCGTCGGCGATGATCCCGTCATCTACGAGCATCTTGGGGAAATCTATATGAAGCAGCAGAAAACTGCTGATGCTCGTGAAGCGTGGCTCCACTCACTCGAGATCGACCCTTCCAACGAAAAGCTGCTCCAGCGCTTCCGCGAGCAGGGCATGGCCAATCCTGCGTATGAAGACAGAATTCAACAGGCCAAACGCCGCGTCTCAGAGAAGACTCAGACCCAGCAAGCCACACCCTAA
- a CDS encoding transglycosylase SLT domain-containing protein, protein MPKLAKPWSVEAAIVAILVISAGAIMLPHGSWAQDVLPAESESLQEEDDVDPNLVPLEPELTVSPPDLPSAEGKIEQPEDAVVQAPPNTASTDPQSTTYNIPIVIDPTVESHIHFFNTSIRSRFEQWLLRLNRYRPLVEHIFAEFDLPSDLVNLSLVESGFNPYAYSRAKATGPWQFMKGTGKLYGLRIDHYVDERRDPIKSTVAAARYLRDLYDLFGAWPLAMAAYNAGEGKVLRALHKAQAESFSEISRTKLIRRETKQYVPRIMAATIIVRNPDQYGFNQEPVPLHQFEEVVVTRPLHFRAIANVTGIPYSELRLLNPELRRDATPPDDLAYHLKVPLGTSAKVVELIDRVPTYKFPPLRAQPQYVKTDAARKYRVRMGDTLEKVSRRFRVPLKTLKTLNNLSTPTIKAGELLIIAR, encoded by the coding sequence ATGCCGAAGCTGGCCAAACCATGGAGTGTTGAGGCGGCGATTGTCGCGATCTTGGTGATCAGCGCCGGCGCGATAATGCTCCCGCACGGGAGCTGGGCACAGGATGTTCTCCCTGCTGAATCAGAATCCCTGCAGGAAGAAGATGATGTGGACCCCAATCTGGTCCCGCTGGAGCCCGAGTTGACGGTCTCTCCTCCGGACCTCCCATCAGCCGAAGGCAAGATTGAACAGCCTGAAGATGCAGTCGTTCAAGCGCCTCCGAACACGGCGAGCACCGATCCTCAGAGTACCACGTACAATATTCCCATCGTCATTGATCCGACAGTAGAAAGCCATATCCATTTCTTTAATACGTCGATTCGAAGCCGGTTTGAACAGTGGCTCCTGCGTCTCAACCGCTATCGTCCGCTGGTCGAACACATCTTTGCCGAATTCGACCTTCCCAGCGATCTCGTGAATCTCTCTCTCGTTGAAAGCGGCTTCAACCCCTACGCCTATTCGCGGGCCAAAGCCACCGGGCCATGGCAGTTTATGAAAGGGACCGGGAAGCTGTATGGGTTGCGTATCGACCACTATGTTGATGAGCGACGTGATCCCATTAAATCTACGGTCGCGGCGGCTCGCTATCTGCGGGACTTATACGACTTATTCGGGGCGTGGCCCTTGGCAATGGCCGCCTACAATGCCGGGGAAGGGAAAGTGTTACGGGCCCTGCATAAGGCCCAGGCGGAATCCTTCTCAGAGATCTCAAGAACAAAACTGATCCGGCGGGAGACGAAACAATACGTTCCCCGGATCATGGCCGCCACGATCATCGTGCGGAACCCGGATCAATATGGGTTTAACCAGGAGCCTGTCCCACTCCACCAGTTTGAGGAAGTCGTCGTGACTCGCCCGTTGCATTTCCGGGCGATCGCCAACGTGACGGGTATCCCATACAGCGAGCTTCGGCTGTTGAATCCGGAATTACGGCGGGATGCCACACCTCCAGACGACTTGGCGTATCATCTGAAGGTTCCCCTAGGCACGAGCGCCAAAGTCGTCGAGCTCATCGACAGAGTTCCCACATACAAGTTTCCTCCCCTGCGAGCCCAACCTCAGTATGTCAAAACGGATGCGGCACGGAAGTACCGGGTCCGCATGGGTGATACGCTGGAAAAAGTCTCTCGGCGGTTTCGTGTGCCCCTCAAGACCCTCAAAACGCTCAACAATCTTTCCACTCCCACTATCAAGGCCGGCGAACTTCTGATTATTGCCCGGTAG
- the bioF gene encoding 8-amino-7-oxononanoate synthase: MFRMRLQQLADQSLLRSLSPLESATGPTVRYAGREILLLSSNDYLGLSTHPEVIRAAIEATEQYGTGSGASRLISGTLPPHVHLEAALATFKGTEAALLFGAGYLANLGVIPNLIARGGLILADRLCHASLIDGCRLSHADFRVFRHLDCAHVESLLRRRTTNRPTLIITEGLFSMDGDLAPLPDLVSLAERYGAMLYVDDAHGTGIMGPTGRGTIEHFGLEHRIPFHMGTLSKALGNHGAYVVGPNDLVQYLINTTRPFIFTTALPPAVAAAASAALDVIQHEPERRARLWSNRQRLFNGLLRLGFRMTQTVGPILPVLVGGAAGAAALAEQLLSHGIYAPAIRPPTVPDGTSRIRFTVTSEHTADQIDEALRVLDITGRATGLL, from the coding sequence ATGTTTCGAATGAGACTCCAGCAGCTCGCGGACCAATCGTTATTGCGCAGCTTATCGCCATTGGAATCGGCCACGGGGCCGACCGTCCGATATGCCGGACGCGAGATCCTCCTGCTTTCCTCGAATGACTATCTCGGACTTTCAACACATCCGGAAGTGATACGCGCCGCAATCGAGGCCACCGAACAATATGGCACCGGGTCAGGCGCGTCGCGCCTGATCAGCGGAACTCTTCCACCCCATGTGCACCTCGAAGCCGCCCTGGCGACTTTCAAAGGAACCGAAGCCGCCCTCCTCTTTGGGGCCGGTTATTTGGCGAACCTCGGCGTCATCCCCAATCTCATCGCGCGTGGAGGCCTCATTCTGGCGGATCGATTGTGTCATGCCAGCCTGATCGACGGCTGCCGGTTGAGCCATGCTGATTTTCGCGTATTCCGCCATCTCGACTGCGCTCATGTCGAGTCATTGCTTCGGCGACGAACAACGAATCGCCCCACGCTTATCATCACGGAGGGGCTGTTCAGCATGGACGGCGACCTTGCGCCGTTACCCGACTTGGTGTCACTGGCCGAGCGATACGGCGCAATGTTGTATGTCGACGATGCCCATGGGACCGGCATCATGGGGCCGACCGGTCGAGGCACGATCGAACATTTCGGCTTGGAGCATCGGATCCCCTTTCACATGGGGACGCTCAGTAAGGCGCTCGGCAACCACGGCGCCTACGTGGTCGGCCCCAACGACCTCGTTCAGTATTTGATCAACACAACCCGTCCGTTCATTTTCACAACGGCTCTTCCGCCTGCTGTCGCGGCGGCCGCTTCAGCCGCGTTGGATGTCATTCAACATGAGCCGGAACGTCGGGCGCGGCTCTGGTCGAATCGACAGCGGTTGTTCAACGGACTGCTGCGCCTCGGTTTTCGGATGACTCAGACGGTCGGTCCCATCCTGCCTGTTCTGGTCGGTGGTGCGGCCGGTGCGGCCGCGCTAGCCGAACAGCTGCTCTCTCACGGAATTTACGCCCCCGCCATTCGGCCGCCGACGGTGCCGGACGGAACCAGCCGGATACGATTTACGGTGACGTCGGAACATACCGCCGATCAGATCGACGAAGCGCTTCGCGTGCTGGACATCACGGGCCGCGCGACAGGGCTCCTGTAG
- a CDS encoding tetratricopeptide repeat protein produces MTYRIKVPPRTLPVDEAHLVSGLEHWVLGLKNYRWSLLVGFVLLLVMAGGLWGVFWYDAQNASKAQELEREATLHLFNRPPNDPQKAAANLKEAIALYKKILEEYPRTPTAPLAQFSLGNAFLQSNDLDSAIETYKRFIATYGSNISLLGLVHQKLGYAYLLKGDLEQAAKTYATILEIPGAMNRDSALFEIARLEENRSKPDEALKHYQDLTKTYPNSPLTGEAAMRVKVIEAKKTPEPAPAAAASAPVAPSKPSKP; encoded by the coding sequence ATGACATACCGAATTAAAGTACCGCCTCGAACATTGCCGGTCGATGAAGCGCACCTTGTGAGTGGGTTGGAGCACTGGGTGCTCGGGCTGAAGAATTATCGATGGTCACTCCTGGTTGGATTCGTTCTTCTGCTCGTCATGGCGGGCGGTCTCTGGGGAGTCTTCTGGTATGACGCGCAAAATGCCAGTAAGGCTCAAGAGCTAGAACGAGAAGCCACCCTTCATCTCTTTAATCGTCCGCCCAACGATCCTCAGAAGGCAGCAGCCAATCTGAAGGAGGCGATTGCCCTGTACAAAAAGATACTGGAGGAATATCCCCGGACCCCGACGGCTCCTCTGGCCCAGTTCAGTCTTGGAAATGCATTCCTTCAGTCGAACGATCTAGACTCAGCCATCGAAACTTACAAGCGGTTCATTGCCACGTATGGATCTAATATCTCGCTTCTCGGACTGGTTCATCAAAAACTGGGCTATGCGTATCTTCTGAAGGGAGATCTTGAGCAAGCCGCCAAGACCTATGCGACGATCCTTGAAATCCCTGGAGCGATGAACCGGGATTCTGCTCTCTTTGAAATCGCCAGACTGGAAGAGAATCGATCCAAGCCGGACGAAGCTCTCAAGCATTATCAGGATCTGACCAAGACGTACCCCAATTCCCCTCTGACAGGCGAGGCTGCGATGCGTGTCAAAGTCATCGAGGCCAAGAAAACTCCGGAGCCTGCACCGGCCGCCGCAGCTTCCGCTCCAGTCGCCCCTTCAAAGCCATCCAAACCATAG
- a CDS encoding phosphoglycerate dehydrogenase, translating into MKILISDSLSKQGVEALEKAGFTVVVKSKMPKDELFREIKDADGLIVRSGTKVTAELIAAAEKLKVVGRAGSGLDNVDTPAATRRGIVVMNTPGGNTVTTAEHTMSMICAMSRRIPQATASVKAGKWEKDKFMGVELYNKVLGIIGAGQIGSHLTKMAQGIGMSVVAFDPYLTPERAERMGVTMLDLDELFRRADIISVHTPLTPETRGIINAQAIATMKPGVLIVNCARGGIINESDLCEALKTKRVAAAAFDVFEEEPVKQDNPLLALDNFICTPHIGAQTTEAQENVAIGIAEQIVDYFTKGVAKGAVNIPSVAPELLPRLQPFLTLAEKLGSLQTQLVQGGIERVTVEYSGEVATLSIAPLTIAVLKGLLSPIMEHPVNYVNAPIVAKERGIEVKEVKSTDAGDFTSLIRVRVEAGKLSHQVAGTLYHKKEARITEIAQFKVEVVPEGHMLFIHNVDRPGVIGMVGNVLGDQGINIVRMQCALEKRGGDALLIIGSDTEFPTAVLDQIKSSSNILSVKVANLS; encoded by the coding sequence ATGAAAATCTTGATCAGCGACAGCTTATCGAAACAGGGTGTCGAGGCGCTCGAGAAAGCCGGATTTACCGTCGTGGTGAAATCCAAGATGCCGAAAGATGAGCTGTTCAGGGAGATTAAGGATGCCGATGGACTGATCGTGCGATCCGGCACCAAGGTGACGGCGGAACTCATTGCTGCAGCCGAGAAACTGAAAGTGGTGGGAAGAGCCGGATCCGGCCTGGATAACGTCGATACCCCCGCTGCGACCCGTCGAGGCATCGTCGTCATGAATACGCCTGGCGGCAATACGGTCACCACCGCCGAACATACGATGTCGATGATCTGCGCGATGAGCCGTCGTATTCCGCAAGCCACCGCCTCGGTGAAAGCGGGCAAATGGGAGAAAGACAAGTTCATGGGCGTCGAGCTCTATAACAAGGTGCTCGGCATCATCGGCGCCGGACAGATCGGCAGTCATCTGACAAAGATGGCGCAGGGGATCGGCATGAGCGTCGTCGCGTTCGACCCGTACTTGACGCCTGAGCGGGCCGAACGAATGGGCGTGACGATGCTGGATCTCGATGAGCTGTTCCGGAGAGCAGACATCATTTCCGTCCATACGCCGCTCACACCGGAAACACGAGGAATCATCAATGCGCAGGCAATCGCCACGATGAAGCCCGGCGTGCTGATCGTCAACTGCGCCCGCGGCGGGATCATCAATGAGAGCGATTTGTGCGAAGCCTTGAAAACAAAACGGGTCGCCGCCGCCGCTTTCGATGTGTTTGAGGAAGAACCGGTCAAGCAAGACAATCCCTTACTGGCATTGGACAATTTCATCTGCACGCCGCATATCGGAGCCCAGACGACGGAGGCACAAGAAAACGTCGCTATTGGAATTGCGGAACAGATTGTCGACTACTTCACCAAGGGCGTGGCGAAAGGGGCCGTCAATATCCCTTCAGTCGCTCCGGAATTACTGCCGCGTCTACAACCTTTTCTCACACTGGCTGAGAAGCTCGGCTCGCTCCAGACGCAACTCGTTCAAGGGGGGATCGAACGAGTCACGGTGGAATACAGCGGAGAAGTCGCCACACTGTCGATTGCACCGTTGACGATCGCCGTGTTGAAAGGCCTGCTCAGTCCGATTATGGAACATCCGGTGAACTACGTGAACGCGCCGATCGTGGCAAAGGAGCGGGGCATCGAAGTCAAAGAAGTCAAGAGTACGGATGCCGGAGACTTCACGAGTTTGATCCGGGTTCGGGTCGAGGCCGGGAAGCTCTCACACCAAGTCGCAGGAACGCTGTACCACAAAAAAGAAGCCCGGATCACGGAGATCGCCCAATTCAAGGTCGAAGTCGTGCCTGAAGGGCATATGTTGTTTATCCACAACGTCGATCGTCCCGGAGTCATCGGCATGGTCGGTAACGTCTTGGGTGATCAGGGGATCAACATTGTGCGAATGCAATGCGCGCTGGAGAAGCGGGGAGGGGATGCGCTGTTGATCATCGGATCCGATACCGAATTCCCAACTGCGGTATTGGACCAAATTAAGTCCAGTTCGAACATTCTCTCGGTGAAGGTCGCTAACCTTTCGTAA
- the hisZ gene encoding ATP phosphoribosyltransferase regulatory subunit, with the protein MSSAPPMFNPTSGQFPSLREHALVPVGMATILPDAARHVRHLESELLTYFNRYGYDEIILPTFEYLDVLAPGLEPTLLENSYKIVDRTTGRILLLRPDVTAQIARTVAMGMVGAHLPLRLSYRATVFRYEPEHVGRDREIFQVGAELIGANDPSADCEIIMLMIESLRKVGLHSFKVSLGHVGFFKGLLVRAGLSPDGQKRAEQAAARKDLPRLAEILRHERVGKNAARAILETPELCGQAEVLSKGRILARGEKPLLQALDRLEAVYQLLCATGFQDVVLLDLGEFRGFDYYDGVIFDVFTPGIGVELGGGGRYDHLIGRFGRDIPSTGFALNVDRLFRGLNLSDTTTPVRSEVLVVAPLALSKELVSVARQLRQVGVRVVQRAVPASGRGVIRIAARAGLEADIHTAIVVVTDSAERVIVLRRNTQQQTGEPTDSSDLDKQAMSMRDLVASLRASHKGMS; encoded by the coding sequence ATGTCCTCTGCTCCTCCGATGTTCAATCCTACCTCGGGGCAGTTTCCTTCTTTGCGCGAGCATGCTCTGGTTCCGGTCGGGATGGCCACGATCCTTCCGGATGCTGCGCGCCATGTCAGACATTTGGAATCCGAGTTGCTCACGTACTTCAATCGTTATGGGTATGATGAGATTATTCTGCCGACGTTCGAATATCTCGACGTCCTTGCGCCGGGTCTTGAGCCCACGCTGTTGGAGAACTCCTACAAGATCGTCGACAGGACAACCGGCCGTATTCTGCTGTTGCGGCCCGATGTGACCGCGCAGATCGCCCGCACTGTAGCCATGGGCATGGTGGGCGCTCACTTGCCGTTGCGCTTGTCGTATCGCGCGACCGTCTTTCGCTATGAACCTGAGCACGTCGGTCGCGATCGAGAGATCTTTCAGGTGGGTGCCGAACTAATCGGGGCCAATGATCCCTCCGCCGATTGCGAGATCATCATGCTGATGATCGAATCACTACGGAAGGTTGGATTGCACTCGTTCAAGGTTTCACTGGGGCATGTCGGCTTTTTCAAGGGGCTTCTTGTTCGCGCCGGCCTGTCGCCGGACGGTCAGAAGCGGGCCGAGCAGGCGGCAGCCAGAAAAGATTTGCCTCGGCTTGCAGAGATTCTCCGGCACGAGCGGGTCGGCAAGAATGCAGCTCGCGCCATCCTGGAAACTCCCGAACTGTGCGGCCAAGCGGAGGTGCTTTCGAAAGGACGAATATTGGCCAGGGGTGAGAAGCCGCTGCTACAAGCGTTGGACCGATTGGAGGCAGTCTATCAGTTGCTCTGCGCGACCGGGTTTCAGGATGTGGTCCTGCTGGACTTAGGAGAGTTTAGAGGATTCGACTATTATGACGGTGTCATCTTCGACGTCTTTACTCCCGGCATAGGAGTCGAGTTAGGCGGCGGCGGGCGGTATGACCACTTGATCGGACGGTTCGGTCGGGACATCCCGTCGACCGGATTTGCGCTCAATGTCGACCGACTCTTCCGCGGACTCAATCTCTCCGATACGACAACGCCGGTGAGGTCCGAGGTGCTCGTCGTCGCACCGCTTGCGTTGTCGAAGGAACTCGTTTCTGTGGCGAGACAGTTGCGTCAGGTAGGCGTGCGAGTCGTCCAACGAGCCGTACCGGCATCGGGACGAGGTGTGATCCGTATTGCCGCCAGGGCCGGCCTTGAAGCGGACATCCACACTGCTATTGTGGTCGTCACAGACAGCGCTGAACGTGTCATTGTCCTGCGACGGAATACCCAACAGCAGACCGGTGAACCGACTGACTCATCCGATCTCGATAAGCAAGCGATGTCTATGAGGGACCTCGTCGCAAGCCTTCGCGCGAGCCACAAGGGGATGTCATGA
- the dnaB gene encoding replicative DNA helicase: MKSVGAVDLSQPKLPPQNLEAEQSVLGAILLDNTAMPKAMELLVDEDFYRTAHKKVYQAMLELSDTGEVIDQITLTERLKSRGELEAIGGAAYLAELVQIVPSSANIRYHCKIVRDKAVARLLISTSTEVLTRGYEGTSAIDDLLDFAERSVFSIAQGKLERSFSPISQVIKESLDVIDKLSKRKEHITGVPTGYYDLDDITAGLQASDLVVVAGRPSMGKTSLALGFATHAAIHANAVVGIFSLEMSKPQIVLRMLSSEARVDSHALRTGKLQKEDWWRLAEAAGRLEQAPIYIDDTGGITVQQMRGKARRLKAEKGLDLLIVDYLQLMQGRSDSESRQQEISDISRSLKALAKELNVPVVALSQLSRAVEARKPPIPMLADLRESGAIEQDADVVMFIYREDVYDQNSERKGIADIIVSKHRNGPIGKKELFFQDRFAKFESLDLREA; the protein is encoded by the coding sequence ATGAAATCGGTCGGCGCCGTCGATCTCTCTCAACCCAAGCTTCCTCCGCAGAATCTGGAAGCTGAGCAGTCGGTGCTGGGGGCGATCCTCCTGGATAACACCGCCATGCCGAAGGCCATGGAACTGCTGGTGGACGAAGATTTTTATCGAACGGCCCACAAAAAAGTCTATCAAGCCATGCTGGAGTTGTCTGACACGGGCGAAGTGATCGATCAAATCACACTGACCGAACGGCTAAAATCTCGAGGAGAACTTGAAGCAATCGGGGGTGCCGCCTATCTGGCGGAACTTGTCCAGATCGTTCCGAGTTCAGCCAATATTCGATACCACTGCAAGATCGTCCGCGACAAGGCCGTGGCCCGTCTGCTGATCAGCACATCGACCGAAGTCCTGACCAGAGGCTATGAGGGAACATCCGCCATCGACGATCTGCTCGATTTTGCCGAGCGATCGGTGTTCAGCATTGCTCAAGGCAAATTAGAACGGTCGTTCAGTCCGATCAGTCAGGTCATCAAAGAGAGTTTGGATGTCATCGATAAGCTCTCCAAACGAAAGGAACACATCACGGGAGTGCCGACCGGCTACTATGATCTCGACGACATCACGGCCGGGCTTCAAGCCTCGGACCTCGTGGTCGTGGCGGGGCGGCCGAGTATGGGCAAAACGAGCCTGGCACTGGGATTTGCCACCCATGCCGCGATTCATGCCAATGCCGTGGTCGGCATCTTCAGCTTGGAAATGTCCAAACCGCAAATCGTTCTTCGCATGCTGAGTTCTGAAGCGCGGGTTGATTCGCATGCGTTACGAACGGGGAAGCTTCAAAAAGAAGATTGGTGGCGATTGGCGGAGGCGGCCGGCCGCTTGGAACAAGCGCCCATCTACATCGACGACACCGGCGGTATCACGGTCCAACAGATGCGCGGTAAAGCCCGACGGCTCAAGGCGGAGAAGGGACTCGACCTTCTCATCGTGGACTATCTTCAGCTCATGCAAGGGCGAAGTGACTCCGAGTCCCGCCAGCAAGAGATCTCCGATATTTCCCGCTCATTGAAAGCTCTGGCCAAGGAACTGAATGTGCCCGTGGTGGCGCTCTCCCAGTTGAGCCGTGCCGTAGAGGCGCGCAAGCCGCCCATTCCCATGTTGGCCGATCTGCGGGAAAGCGGAGCCATCGAGCAGGATGCCGATGTGGTCATGTTTATTTACCGAGAGGATGTCTACGATCAGAATTCTGAACGCAAAGGGATTGCCGACATCATCGTCAGTAAGCATCGGAACGGACCCATCGGCAAGAAAGAATTGTTTTTTCAGGACCGGTTTGCCAAATTCGAGAGCCTTGACCTCCGCGAAGCCTAG